The Saccharomyces cerevisiae S288C chromosome VII, complete sequence genome includes a region encoding these proteins:
- the RIE1 gene encoding Rie1p (RNA binding protein and negative regulator of START; binds mRNA of the G1 cyclin CLN3 to stress granules for translational repression under conditions of stress; recruits the cyclin-dependent protein kinase Cdc28p to stress granules when stressful conditions are relieved, resulting in the dissolution of the granules, and resumption of translation; localizes to stress granules induced by glucose deprivation; protein abundance increases in response to DNA replication stress) encodes MNIAEEPSDEVISSGPEDTDICSQQTSASAEAGDQSIKIERKTSTGLQLEQLANTNLLTIRIKWQLQEEEDDHCNSRITDQIMDTIQHYKGISVNNSDTETYEFLPDTRRLQVLEQNKDIYLYEHGSQEYEKSYKDNEEEDDWRYDTVLQAQFKYPKSLENACTDISELLKSEPIGQHIDKWSIGVNKHALTYPGNIFVGGIAKSLSIGELSFLFSKYGPILSMKLIYDKTKGEPNGYGFISYPLGSQASLCIKELNGRTVNGSTLFINYHVERKERERIHWDHVKENNNDDNFRCLFIGNLPYHNPEKVETLITPKEVIEVIKKELSKKFPDFDIISYYFPKRSNTRSSSSVSFNEEGSVESNKSSNNTNGNAQDEDMLKGYGFIKLINHEQALAAIETFNGFMWHGNRLVVNKAVQHKVYNNHNSHDRHPSISNHNDMEVLEFANNPMYDYNNYTYDRYYFNNNKNGNSNDTSNVRYFDSVRSTPVAEKMDLFYPQRESFSEGRGQRVPRFMGNKFDMYQYPSTSYSLPIPMSNQQESNLYVKHIPLSWTDEDLYDFYKSFGEIISVKVITVGGSKNKYRQQSNDSSSDNDLPVGSSRGYGFVSFESPLDAAKAILNTDGYQVSKDQVLSVSFAQKRGNLSSSDDDDQSQTDNSSKFQNFQPHNDYHKAYPTKYNKKFINALMTQNQSQQQVSRENYFIPLQYPNTNTKPVNSYNLISANQNNANWMMPMFPSFGFIPQVPPVPYIIPPQNPAANHIPIMANGSNEEEEFSSGDYSMDY; translated from the coding sequence ATGAATATTGCAGAAGAACCATCAGATGAAGTAATATCTAGTGGCCCCGAGGATACAGATATCTGCAGCCAGCAGACATCAGCGAGCGCAGAAGCTGGAGACcaatcaataaaaattgaaagGAAAACTTCCACTGGTCTTCAACTGGAACAATTGGCCAACACAAATTTATTAACCATAAGAATAAAATGGCAGttacaagaagaagaagatgatcACTGCAACTCTAGAATAACCGATCAAATAATGGACACAATACAGCACTACAAAGGTATCTCCGTTAACAACTCTGATACAGAAACATATGAATTTCTTCCGGATACAAGGAGGTTACAGGTTCTCGAACAAAATAAAGACATCTATCTTTACGAGCATGGAAGTCAAGAGTATGAGAAATCTTACAAAGATAAcgaagaggaagatgatTGGAGATACGATACCGTTTTGCAAGCACAATTCAAGTACCCCAAGTCATTAGAAAATGCATGTACAGATATCTCGGAATTACTCAAGAGCGAACCTATTGGTCAGCATATTGATAAATGGTCTATCGGTGTGAACAAGCATGCACTAACCTATCCTGGAAATATTTTTGTCGGGGGAATAGCAAAGAGCCTTTCTATTGGTGAACTAagtttcttattttcaaaatatggaccaattttatcaatgaaattgataTATGATAAAACGAAAGGCGAACCTAACGGATACGGGTTCATCTCCTACCCCTTGGGTTCTCAAGCTTCACTTTGCATCAAGGAACTTAATGGAAGGACGGTAAATGGCTCCACACTATTTATCAACTATCACGTTGAGCGAAAGGAGAGAGAAAGAATCCATTGGGACCAtgtcaaagaaaacaacaatgatgataattTCAGGTGTCTCTTTATAGGCAACTTGCCTTATCACAATCCTGAAAAAGTAGAGACTTTGATTACACCTAAAGAAGTCATAGAAGTAATCAAGAAGGAGTTATCAAAAAAGTTTCCGGACTTTGATATCATTTCATATTACTTTCCGAAGAGAAGTAATACAAGAAGCAGTAGTTCAGTAAGTTTCAATGAGGAGGGGTCAGTAGAATCAAACAAATCTTCCAATAATACTAATGGAAATGCCCAAGATGAAGATATGTTGAAGGGTTATGGTTTCATCAAGCTTATCAACCATGAACAAGCACTAGCAGCCATCGAGACCTTCAATGGGTTCATGTGGCATGGAAACAGGCTCGTTGTTAATAAGGCGGTTCAACATAAAGTTTACAACAACCACAATAGCCATGACAGGCACCCTTCCATCAGTAACCACAATGATATGGAGGTTTTGGAATTTGCAAATAACCCAATGTATGATTACAATAATTATACATATGATAGATATTActtcaacaataataaaaacgGGAACAGCAACGATACCTCCAATGTACGGTATTTTGATTCTGTAAGATCAACCCCTGTGGCAGAGAAAATGGATCTGTTCTATCCTCAAAGGGAATCTTTCAGTGAAGGTCGTGGTCAACGTGTGCCTAGATTCATGGGCAACAAGTTTGACATGTACCAGTACCCATCAACTTCTTACAGCTTACCTATACCAATGAGTAATCAGCAAGAATCAAACCTATATGTCAAGCACATCCCTCTTTCTTGGACAGATGAAGATTTATATGATTTCTACAAATCTTTCGGTGAAATAATCAGCGTTAAGGTCATTACTGTTGGGGGTAGTAAGAACAAGTATCGTCAACAATCGAATGATAGCTCATCAGATAATGATCTGCCAGTGGGATCATCAAGAGGTTATggttttgtttcttttgaaagcCCATTAGATGCTGCTAAGGCAATTTTGAATACAGACGGGTATCAAGTGAGCAAAGATCAAGTGTTATCTGTTTCTTTCGCTCAGAAACGTGGTAATTTATCTTCaagtgatgatgatgatcaATCCCAAACTGATAACTCATCAAAgttccaaaattttcagcCACATAATGATTATCATAAGGCTTATCCAACAAAGTATAATAAGAAATTTATCAATGCCTTGATGACTCAGAACCAATCGCAACAGCAAGTCTCGAGGGAAAATTATTTCATACCACTGCAGTACCCTAATACCAACACAAAGCCCGTGAACAGTTACAACTTAATAAGTGCAAACCAAAATAACGCTAACTGGATGATGCCAATGTTCCCATCATTTGGGTTTATTCCACAGGTGCCGCCAGTGCCCTATATAATACCTCCGCAGAATCCTGCAGCAAATCATATTCCTATAATGGCAAACGGTAGtaatgaagaggaagaatttTCTAGTGGTGATTATTCTATGGACTACTAG
- the SOL4 gene encoding 6-phosphogluconolactonase SOL4 (6-phosphogluconolactonase; protein abundance increases in response to DNA replication stress; SOL4 has a paralog, SOL3, that arose from the whole genome duplication), which yields MVKLQRFSEKKSLIHEFGKFILEKQESALTGDADAVFNIAISGGSMNQALYESLVNDKNIFPHIKWPQWRIFFCDERLVPFEDPQSNYGQFKKTVLDPLVHQGNQLNLGPTVYTINESLIGGGETANRKIAEEYASMLPASFDLILLGCGEDGHTCSLFPGVEFNYLVEEMDRKVLWCNNSPKAPKDRITFTLAVVAEAKSVCFLVRGAAKKAIMHDVLIVKNSELPSVLVNEMVGTKVTWFLDDEAGALIPENC from the coding sequence atggtgaAATTACAAAGGTTTagcgaaaagaaaagcctCATACACGAATTCGGCAAGTTTATCCTTGAAAAGCAAGAATCGGCGTTAACGGGCGACGCTGATGCAGTGTTCAATATCGCCATCAGTGGAGGATCGATGAACCAAGCGCTGTACGAAAGTTTGGTAAATGACAAAAACATTTTTCCACATATTAAGTGGCCACAATGGAGAATCTTCTTCTGTGACGAAAGATTGGTTCCATTTGAGGATCCGCAAAGTAACTATGGtcagttcaaaaaaacagTTTTGGACCCGCTAGTGCATCAGGGCAACCAATTGAACTTAGGCCCCACTGTATACACTATCAACGAATCATTAATCGGTGGCGGTGAAACGGCCAATAGAAAGATTGCCGAAGAATACGCTTCCATGCTGCCTGCATCATTCGACCTAATCTTACTCGGATGCGGAGAAGATGGACATACATGCTCGTTGTTTCCCGGGGTTGAATTTAATTACCTTGTAGAAGAGATGGACCGCAAGGTTTTATGGTGTAATAATTCGCCCAAGGCACCCAAGGACAGGATCACCTTTACATTAGCAGTAGTAGCCGAGGCTAAAAGTGTGTGCTTTCTCGTTAGGGGAGCTGCTAAAAAGGCTATCATGCATGACGTGTTAATCGTAAAAAATAGCGAACTACCTAGTGTGCTGGTTAATGAAATGGTCGGAACCAAAGTAACTTGGTTTCTCGACGACGAAGCTGGCGCCTTGATTCCTGAAAACTGCTAA
- the MGA1 gene encoding Mga1p (Protein similar to heat shock transcription factor; multicopy suppressor of pseudohyphal growth defects of ammonium permease mutants) → MQPKTFVHQLHAILLEPEVNKWIYWSPTDNTVFFLKPYDPNFSTHVLKRYFKHGNVNSFVRQLHMYGFHKLSHPSPDQSSANNGNVKELVEWKFTHPSGFFFKEANAGILNKIQRKSTGVGKDGKRKNILSPISVSYVDASRLNVLSQQSGPVSAREPSNMFMGSPVHYSTSQSPPHISIPQQQQSSGPYLISSLPPQQPTVNMMRRQSISARMMNSYDYPNQFSTQDSIVQPQQPQQVLSPQALSGPPMKKSGTLSSTDDLKTTSLPIVNYPMPYHPGAFAQQQQQQQQPLPTVPPYSSYSTPFPSMMNSLSNSASNSPALGVCNNNVTLPKKSNISERQALDNHIQTLKNSLSTITDLIEKHINSASQDENKTLTNDAMNKDLRTSLSLLQNSKEEIIQLESKWMSMQSVKTTALPLQETTNTSSTLTSLTSSIIPKSIPIITKGEVATKPASY, encoded by the coding sequence ATGCAACCTAAAACTTTCGTCCACCAACTTCATGCAATTCTTCTGGAACCGGAAGTAAATAAATGGATATACTGGTCTCCGACTGATAACAcggtattttttttgaagccATATGACCCTAATTTTAGTACACATGTTCTGAAGCGTTATTTCAAACATGGAAATGTCAATAGTTTTGTTCGTCAACTACACATGTACGGGTTTCATAAACTATCTCATCCTTCCCCAGACCAATCTTCTGCCAACAATGGTAACGTTAAAGAACTTGTTGAATGGAAATTTACCCACCCATCtggattcttcttcaaagagGCCAACGCCGGTATCTTGAATAAAATCCAAAGAAAGAGCACTGGTGTGGGAAAAGATggtaaaagaaagaatatactGTCACCAATATCTGTCAGTTACGTTGATGCTTCGAGGTTAAATGTTCTCTCTCAGCAATCCGGACCAGTTTCTGCAAGAGAACCATCAAACATGTTTATGGGCAGTCCCGTCCATTACTCAACATCCCAAAGTCCTCCACATATCAGTATACCgcaacagcaacaaagTAGTGGACCTTACCTAATATCTTCACTGCCCCCTCAACAACCCACGGTGAACATGATGCGAAGGCAAAGCATCTCGGCGAGGATGATGAATTCTTATGACTATCCCAATCAATTTTCCACCCAAGATAGCATAGTCCAGCCTCAGCAGCCGCAACAAGTACTTTCTCCACAAGCATTATCTGGACCTCCGATGAAGAAATCAGGAACACTATCTTCGACAGATGATCTGAAAACAACTTCCTTGCCAATTGTTAATTACCCAATGCCGTATCATCCTGGAGCTTTTGCccagcagcagcagcagcagcagcaaccGCTCCCTACAGTCCCGCCATATAGCAGTTACTCCACTCCATTTCCCTCAATGATGAACTCTCTTTCGAACTCTGCTTCTAACTCACCTGCTTTAGGAGTttgtaataataatgtaaCACTACCCAAAAAAAGCAATATAAGTGAAAGGCAAGCTTTGGATAACCATATACAAACTTTAAAGAACTCTCTATCAACAATCACTGATTTGATAGAAAAACATATTAACAGCGCATCGcaagatgaaaataaaactcTAACTAATGATGCCATGAACAAAGACCTTCGAACAAGCTTATCCCTATTACAGAATTCCAAGGAGGAAATCATTCAACTTGAAAGTAAATGGATGTCTATGCAATCTGTTAAAACAACTGCCCTACCCCTTCAAGAGACTACGAATACATCATCGACCTTAACTTCTCTGACGTCCAGCATAATTCCCAAGAGTATACCTATAATCACGAAAGGTGAAGTCGCCACTAAACCAGCATCTTActga
- the CPD1 gene encoding 2',3'-cyclic-nucleotide 3'-phosphodiesterase (Cyclic nucleotide phosphodiesterase; hydrolyzes ADP-ribose 1'', 2''-cyclic phosphate to ADP-ribose 1''-phosphate; may have a role in tRNA splicing; no detectable phenotype is conferred by null mutation or by overexpression; protein abundance increases in response to DNA replication stress): MAIALWYCPPQGSVAYETLQMLIFSFQTLFPDSPVFEPHVTVTSHLVCNSKDDVNKILTSCVAAIQSIRSHQTAKKGRKGQVSHAVAAPLVSFNGCSVGKQYFKKIVLECNKNKILYGVAQVMREMYVEIDPETRSSRAATWVHEEFHPHVSLLYSDIHPVSQASLRVVQQRIEDALDVQLVPREKRKGSGNADGSNEVQMRWDFDVSSSLSWNIPGTFKVVNCVGPVQEWEVLGRVDV, from the coding sequence ATGGCAATAGCATTATGGTATTGTCCACCACAAGGATCAGTTGCTTACGAGACATTACAGATGCTTATATTTTCGTTTCAAACGTTGTTCCCAGATTCACCAGTTTTTGAACCTCATGTGACGGTAACGTCCCATTTGGTGTGCAATAGTAAAGATGATGTCAACAAAATCTTGACCTCCTGTGTTGCTGCCATCCAATCGATAAGGTCACACCAAACAGCAAAGAAAGGACGTAAGGGACAGGTATCCCATGCTGTTGCAGCTCCTTTGGTATCTTTCAATGGATGCAGTGTAGGTAAAcaatatttcaagaaaattgtGCTCGAGTGtaacaagaacaaaataCTTTATGGGGTCGCACAAGTCATGAGAGAGATGTACGTAGAGATCGATCCTGAGACGCGAAGTAGCCGTGCCGCCACTTGGGTGCACGAGGAATTCCATCCTCACGTCTCATTGCTTTATTCGGATATTCATCCGGTAAGTCAGGCGTCATTGCGAGTAGTTCAacaaagaattgaagatgCTCTAGACGTGCAACTAGTTCCAAGAGAGAAACGTAAGGGTTCCGGAAACGCTGATGGGTCCAATGAAGTGCAAATGAGATGGGATTTTGACGTATCTTCATCGCTATCTTGGAATATCCCAGGAACGTTTAAAGTGGTCAACTGTGTGGGGCCCGTTCAAGAATGGGAGGTATTGGGACGGGTGGACGTTTAA
- the NOP19 gene encoding Nop19p (Ribosome biogenesis factor; nucleolar protein associated with pre-rRNA components of the 90S preribosome, required for cleavage of pre-rRNA at A0, A1 and A2 sites; interacts with RNA helicase Dhr2p and RNA helicase-like protein Utp25p; required for incorporation of Utp25p into preribosomes) — protein MSRAKELQEKLNLQAKLQSTFSNNTAAVLDWLKESDETGISNDTERNKQLKDHKELEDGKKAFFKLPVLQIGSGLHFRTQDDASAKEDIHTIGEFIEGDKKVSSLAKKKKRSDPGLQRNNMYRITKDDTKAMIALKRKMRKGEKEGLRKKQEHSKSSVSNSYSASDEEDEDAGTMPQKSTKKKFGLLFDKKKKARK, from the coding sequence ATGAGTAGGGCCAAAGAATTACAAGAGAAGCTCAACTTGCAAGCGAAACTCCAGTCTACTTTCAGTAACAATACTGCTGCAGTTTTGGACTGGCTGAAAGAATCAGATGAAACCGGCATTAGCAATGATACAGAGCGTAACAAACAGTTAAAAGATCACAAGGAGTTGGAGGATGGTAAGAAGGCATTTTTCAAGCTTCCCGTTTTGCAGATTGGATCGGGCCTACACTTCCGCACACAAGATGACGCTTCCGCCAAAGAAGATATACATACGATTGGTGAGTTTATTGAGGGTGATAAAAAGGTAAGTTCGTtggcaaagaaaaagaaaagaagtgACCCAGGGTTGCAACGAAATAATATGTACAGGATCACTAAAGATGATACGAAAGCCATGATTGCGcttaaaagaaaaatgaggAAAGGCGAGAAGGAAGGACTAAGGAAGAAACAAGAGCATAGCAAAAGCAGCGTTTCGAACTCATATAGTGCCagtgatgaagaggatgaagatgcAGGGACAATGCCGCAAAAGtccacaaaaaaaaaatttggtttactttttgataaaaaaaagaaggcaCGTAAATAA
- the GCN5 gene encoding histone acetyltransferase GCN5 (Catalytic subunit of ADA and SAGA histone acetyltransferase complexes; modifies N-terminal lysines on histones H2B and H3; acetylates Rsc4p, a subunit of the RSC chromatin-remodeling complex, altering replication stress tolerance; relocalizes to the cytosol in response to hypoxia; mutant displays reduced transcription elongation in the G-less-based run-on (GLRO) assay; greater involvement in repression of RNAPII-dependent transcription than in activation) translates to MVTKHQIEEDHLDGATTDPEVKRVKLENNVEEIQPEQAETNKQEGTDKENKGKFEKETERIGGSEVVTDVEKGIVKFEFDGVEYTFKERPSVVEENEGKIEFRVVNNDNTKENMMVLTGLKNIFQKQLPKMPKEYIARLVYDRSHLSMAVIRKPLTVVGGITYRPFDKREFAEIVFCAISSTEQVRGYGAHLMNHLKDYVRNTSNIKYFLTYADNYAIGYFKKQGFTKEITLDKSIWMGYIKDYEGGTLMQCSMLPRIRYLDAGKILLLQEAALRRKIRTISKSHIVRPGLEQFKDLNNIKPIDPMTIPGLKEAGWTPEMDALAQRPKRGPHDAAIQNILTELQNHAAAWPFLQPVNKEEVPDYYDFIKEPMDLSTMEIKLESNKYQKMEDFIYDARLVFNNCRMYNGENTSYYKYANRLEKFFNNKVKEIPEYSHLID, encoded by the coding sequence ATGGTCACAAAACATCAGATTGAAGAGGATCACTTGGATGGAGCTACGACGGATCCCGAAGTTAAACGGGTAAAATTAGAAAACAACGTTGAAGAAATACAACCTGAGCAGGCTGAGACCAATAAACAAGAGGGCACCGATAAAGAGAATAAAGGAAAGTTCgagaaagaaactgagAGAATAGGAGGATCTGAAGTGGTTACAGATGTGGAAAAAGGAATTGtcaaatttgaatttgatggTGTTGAATACACATTCAAAGAGAGACCCAGTGTCGTAGAGGAAAATGAAGGTAAAATTGAGTTTAGGGTGGtgaataatgataatacTAAAGAAAACATGATGGTCCTAACTGGAttaaaaaacatttttcaaaagcaaTTACCAAAAATGCCCAAAGAATACATTGCCAGGTTAGTCTATGATCGAAGTCATCTTTCCATGGCTGTCATTAGGAAGCCATTGACTGTCGTAGGTGGCATAACATATCGACCTTTCGATAAGAGAGAATTCGCAGAAATTGTTTTCTGTGCCATCAGTTCGACGGAACAGGTACGCGGTTATGGTGCGCATCTAATGAATCACTTAAAAGACTATGTTAGAAATACCTCGaacataaaatattttttgacatATGCAGATAATTACGCTATTGGATACTTTAAAAAGCAAGGCTTCACTAAAGAAATCACGTTGGATAAAAGTATATGGATGGGATATATTAAAGATTATGAAGGTGGTACGCTGATGCAATGTTCTATGTTACCAAGAATACGATATTTGGACGCAGGTAAGATTCTATTATTACAAGAAGCGGCCCTgcgaagaaaaataagaacGATTTCGAAATCGCATATTGTAAGGCCTGGTTTAGAGCAATTCAAAGACTTAAACAATATCAAACCGATTGATCCAATGACTATTCCTGGCTTGAAAGAAGCCGGCTGGACTCCCGAGATGGATGCGTTGGCACAACGTCCCAAGCGTGGTCCACACGATGCAGCaatacagaatatactcACAGAGCTACAAAATCATGCAGCAGCTTGGCCCTTCTTACAACCCGTTAATAAAGAGGAGGTCCCCGACTATTAtgattttatcaaagaGCCAATGGACTTGAGCACCATGGAAATAAAATTAGAGAGCAACAAATATCAGAAGATGGAAGACTTCATATATGATGCCAGATTGGTGTTTAACAATTGCCGAATGTACAATGGCGAGAATACGTCGTATTACAAGTATGCTAATAGGCTAgagaaattcttcaataataaagtaaaagaaataccTGAATATTCTCACCTTATTGATTAA
- the BRF1 gene encoding transcription factor TFIIIB subunit BRF1 (TFIIIB B-related factor; one of three subunits of RNA polymerase III transcription initiation factor TFIIIB, binds TFIIIC and TBP and recruits RNA pol III to promoters, amino-terminal half is homologous to TFIIB; mutations in human homolog are associated with autosomal recessive cerebellar-facial-dental syndrome): MPVCKNCHGTEFERDLSNANNDLVCKACGVVSEDNPIVSEVTFGETSAGAAVVQGSFIGAGQSHAAFGGSSALESREATLNNARRKLRAVSYALHIPEYITDAAFQWYKLALANNFVQGRRSQNVIASCLYVACRKEKTHHMLIDFSSRLQVSVYSIGATFLKMVKKLHITELPLADPSLFIQHFAEKLDLADKKIKVVKDAVKLAQRMSKDWMFEGRRPAGIAGACILLACRMNNLRRTHTEIVAVSHVAEETLQQRLNEFKNTKAAKLSVQKFRENDVEDGEARPPSFVKNRKKERKIKDSLDKEEMFQTSEEALNKNPILTQVLGEQELSSKEVLFYLKQFSERRARVVERIKATNGIDGENIYHEGSENETRKRKLSEVSIQNEHVEGEDKETEGTEEKVKKVKTKTSEEKKENESGHFQDAIDGYSLETDPYCPRNLHLLPTTDTYLSKVSDDPDNLEDVDDEELNAHLLNEEASKLKERIWIGLNADFLLEQESKRLKQEADIATGNTSVKKKRTRRRNNTRSDEPTKTVDAAAAIGLMSDLQDKSGLHAALKAAEESGDFTTADSVKNMLQKASFSKKINYDAIDGLFR, from the coding sequence ATGCCAGTGTGTAAGAACTGTCACGGAACCGAATTTGAGAGAGATCTTTCCAATGCTAACAACGATTTAGTTTGTAAAGCTTGTGGTGTTGTCTCAGAAGATAATCCTATCGTCTCTGAAGTTACATTCGGTGAAACAAGTGCAGGTGCTGCTGTAGTACAAGGTTCTTTTATCGGTGCAGGACAAAGTCATGCTGCATTTGGTGGTTCTAGTGCTCTAGAATCTAGAGAAGCCACATTGAACAATGCAAGAAGGAAATTACGCGCCGTTTCTTACGCATTACATATCCCGGAATATATCACAGATGCTGCTTTCCAATGGTATAAGCTTGCATTGGCTAATAACTTTGTACAAGGTCGTAGGTCCCAAAATGTTATCGCTTCATGTCTTTACGTTGCATgtagaaaggaaaagacGCATCATATGCTGATCGACTTCTCTTCAAGGTTACAGGTGAGTGTGTATTCCATAGGAGCcacatttttgaaaatggtaaagaAATTACATATCACAGAATTGCCGTTAGCGGATCCTTCCTTATTCATTCAACATTTTGCCGAAAAATTGGATCTTGCTGACAAGAAGATCAAAGTGGTAAAAGATGCCGTAAAATTGGCTCAAAGAATGTCCAAGGACTGGATGTTTGAAGGACGTAGACCTGCAGGTATTGCCGGCGCATGTATTCTACTAGCTTGCAGGATGAATAATTTGAGAAGAACTCATACAGAGATCGTCGCAGTTTCACATGTCGCCGAGGAAACTTTACAGCAACGGTTGAacgaattcaaaaatacaaaGGCTGCTAAACTTtcagttcaaaaatttagaGAAAATGATGTGGAAGACGGTGAGGCTAGGCCTCCCTCCTTTGTGAAGaacagaaagaaagaaagaaaaataaaggacTCTTTAGACAAAGAAGAGATGTTTCAAACAAGTGAAGAAGcattgaataaaaatccaattTTGACGCAAGTATTAGGAGAACAAGAACTGTCTTCCAAGGAAGTCCTGTTTTACTTAAAACAATTTTCAGAAAGAAGGGCCCGTGTTGTGGAGAGGATTAAGGCTACTAATGGTATAGATGGTGAAAATATATACCATGAAGGTTCTGAAAACGAAACAAGGAAACGCAAACTTTCTGAAGTTTCTATCCAGAACGAGCATGTTGAAGGGGAAGACAAAGAGACGGAAGGGACTGAGGAAAAAGTCAAGAAGGTAAAGACAAAaacatcagaagaaaagaaagagaacGAATCTGGGCATTTTCAAGATGCCATTGATGGTTACTCTCTAGAAACAGACCCATATTGTCCTCGCAATTTACACTTGTTACCCACAACGGACACATACCTTTCGAAAGTTAGTGACGACCCAGATAATTTAGAAGATGTTGATGATGAGGAGTTAAACGCGCACCTATTAAACGAGGAAGCTTCTAAATtgaaggaaagaatttGGATTGGTCTGAACGCAGATTTCTTACTTGAACAAGAGAGTAAACGTTTGAAACAGGAGGCAGATATTGCCACAGGTAACACAtcagtgaaaaaaaaacgtaCGAGACGTAGGAATAATACTAGAAGTGACGAACCTACAAAAACTGTGGATGCAGCAGCAGCTATCGGATTGATGTCAGACTTACAAGATAAGTCTGGTTTACACGCTGCATTGAAGGCAGCTGAGGAAAGTGGTGATTTCACAACTGCTGATAGTGTCAAGAACATGTTGCAGAAGGCAAGTTTCTCCAAGAAGATTAATTACGACGCCATTGACGGTTTGTTTAGGTAA